From a single Paenibacillus sp. FSL W8-0426 genomic region:
- a CDS encoding AMP-binding protein, whose protein sequence is MNLAEPILNRATRYPDRIAIRHGSGQLTYSQLAERVGRIAAGLGQHCTPQDMIAILSANRVEFAEVFLGAVQAGCVPVLLDTGWTTNQLEGVIASCKPKVIFGEGARLEEFRARHDGILCLTFEDKEQTGTYEPWLASHPPTSCVDASNELLFVGFTSGTTGVPKGYMRTHLSWLRSFDATEEAFRLESMEHVLAPGPFVHSLSLFALVQSLYSGATFYVMERFVAQNVMELCSDVRGMVLFVVPAMIDALLQHASAVEHSGSIQALISSGGQWLEGSKERCREVFAGTALYEYYGSSEASYISYMDVLREMRPGSLGRPFKGVEISIRNDRFLEVPAGTAGELFLRSPMTFKAYHQLPEETAGAFREGWLRTGDYMYVDQDGYLYLAGRVQNMIKTGGLKVFPEEVEAVLQRIPSIREVMVFGKPDERWGERVTAMIQWHAEVPEWSLDEIKQVCKQYGLAAYKIPKALVTVRRFAYTSSGKIARQLMKEQACSNKG, encoded by the coding sequence ATGAATCTGGCGGAGCCCATTCTGAATCGCGCAACCCGGTATCCCGATCGTATAGCCATTCGCCACGGAAGCGGACAACTTACCTATTCGCAACTTGCCGAGCGAGTCGGAAGAATTGCTGCCGGATTGGGGCAACACTGCACCCCGCAAGACATGATTGCCATCCTGTCCGCCAATCGGGTAGAATTTGCGGAAGTGTTCCTCGGCGCAGTGCAGGCAGGATGTGTGCCGGTTCTGCTGGATACCGGTTGGACGACGAATCAACTGGAGGGCGTCATTGCAAGCTGCAAGCCCAAGGTCATTTTTGGCGAGGGAGCGAGGTTGGAAGAATTCCGGGCTCGGCATGACGGCATTCTCTGCTTGACGTTCGAAGACAAGGAACAAACAGGCACTTATGAACCGTGGCTAGCTTCGCATCCTCCTACGTCATGTGTGGACGCGTCCAACGAGTTGTTGTTCGTGGGCTTCACCTCAGGCACAACGGGAGTGCCTAAAGGGTACATGCGTACGCACCTTTCTTGGCTGCGCAGTTTCGATGCCACGGAAGAAGCCTTTCGGCTTGAGTCGATGGAGCATGTGCTGGCCCCGGGACCGTTCGTGCATTCCTTGTCCCTGTTTGCATTGGTGCAGTCTTTGTACAGCGGTGCGACCTTTTATGTCATGGAGAGATTTGTCGCGCAAAACGTCATGGAGCTCTGTTCCGACGTACGTGGCATGGTCTTGTTTGTCGTGCCTGCCATGATCGATGCTTTGTTGCAGCATGCTTCCGCAGTTGAGCATTCCGGCTCGATTCAGGCGCTGATCAGTTCGGGCGGTCAATGGCTGGAAGGGTCGAAGGAGCGGTGCCGGGAAGTGTTTGCCGGTACGGCTTTATACGAGTATTACGGTTCTTCGGAAGCGAGTTATATCAGTTACATGGATGTCCTTCGGGAGATGCGCCCCGGATCGCTGGGGAGACCGTTCAAGGGCGTAGAAATCTCGATCCGGAACGATCGTTTTCTGGAAGTGCCCGCGGGCACCGCGGGCGAACTTTTCCTCCGAAGCCCGATGACGTTCAAAGCCTATCATCAGCTGCCGGAAGAAACGGCAGGGGCGTTCAGGGAAGGCTGGCTCAGAACGGGGGATTACATGTATGTCGATCAGGACGGTTATCTTTATTTGGCAGGACGGGTGCAGAACATGATCAAAACCGGCGGATTGAAGGTGTTTCCGGAGGAAGTGGAGGCCGTCCTGCAGCGGATTCCTTCCATTCGGGAGGTGATGGTCTTCGGCAAACCGGACGAGCGTTGGGGAGAGCGGGTTACGGCGATGATCCAGTGGCATGCAGAGGTGCCGGAATGGAGTTTGGACGAAATAAAGCAGGTTTGCAAGCAATACGGCCTGGCAGCATACAAAATCCCGAAAGCGCTGGTGACGGTGAGAAGGTTTGCCTATACGAGCAGTGGCAAGATTGCCCGCCAGCTTATGAAAGAACAAGCGTGTTCGAATAAGGGATAG
- a CDS encoding energy-coupling factor transporter ATPase has protein sequence MLTLDQVHFYYRKGQDVLHDISLSVPKGEFAAIIGGNGSGKSTLAKLMKGLLQPKKGEIRFDDWCTSKPEEAAKIHQHIGMVFQNPDDQFVTTTVTDEIVFGMENIRLSRAEMHVRLHQVLKEVGLEREAEMSPHQLSGGQKQRVAIAAILAMQPDVIVLDEATSMLDPEGRRQIMCILQELHLRGVTVIHITHHMDEVLYAERVIWLNAGRMAFDGTPAAFFETQPLNEYGLEQPFAARLRMALAGSVGDKPLTPDWKEWIRERWHTS, from the coding sequence ATGCTGACCTTGGATCAGGTTCATTTTTATTATCGCAAAGGACAGGACGTTCTGCACGATATCAGCCTGTCTGTCCCCAAAGGCGAATTCGCCGCCATCATCGGTGGAAACGGTTCGGGCAAGTCAACCCTCGCCAAGTTGATGAAGGGGCTGCTGCAGCCGAAGAAAGGCGAGATCCGATTTGATGATTGGTGTACTTCCAAGCCGGAAGAGGCGGCAAAGATCCATCAACATATCGGCATGGTCTTCCAGAATCCGGATGATCAATTCGTTACGACGACGGTAACGGACGAGATTGTGTTCGGCATGGAAAACATTCGCCTGTCCCGGGCTGAGATGCATGTCCGCTTACATCAGGTGTTGAAAGAGGTCGGACTCGAGCGGGAAGCGGAGATGAGCCCGCATCAATTGTCGGGCGGGCAGAAGCAGCGCGTGGCCATTGCGGCCATACTGGCTATGCAGCCGGACGTCATCGTTCTGGATGAAGCGACATCGATGCTTGATCCGGAAGGAAGACGGCAGATTATGTGCATTTTGCAAGAGCTGCATCTTCGCGGCGTCACCGTCATTCATATCACGCATCATATGGATGAAGTGCTCTATGCGGAGCGCGTGATATGGTTGAATGCCGGACGGATGGCATTCGATGGAACGCCTGCGGCGTTCTTTGAAACGCAGCCGTTGAACGAATACGGATTGGAGCAGCCGTTCGCAGCCAGACTGCGAATGGCGTTGGCAGGTTCCGTCGGGGACAAGCCGCTTACGCCGGACTGGAAGGAGTGGATTCGGGAACGATGGCATACGAGCTAA
- a CDS encoding ATP-binding cassette domain-containing protein encodes MAYELNRVSVHFAERTALRNVTCTLREGRWISIVGRSGAGKSTFAHVLKGLVIPDEGEYRIDERQIFGDGKGRDGVIHDVGIVFQVPEHQLFETTVARELAFAPRMQGWGSQRIAEAIDRVLPQVGLSKELLDLAPFQLSGGQRRRVALASVLLMDPALLILDEPTSGLDPAARMEVLHMLREWQRAGQRTVVFISHRMEDVAEYSDEVMVFHDGQMLEHCDVHTLFLQKGAVMDQAGLPLPEAVQLLHLVEELSGRSVDTGSCRETDILEQVSAVWQARSL; translated from the coding sequence ATGGCATACGAGCTAAACCGGGTTAGCGTCCATTTTGCGGAGCGGACGGCATTGCGCAACGTGACGTGCACTTTGCGGGAAGGACGCTGGATCTCGATCGTCGGCCGCAGCGGCGCGGGTAAATCGACGTTTGCCCATGTATTGAAAGGACTCGTCATCCCCGATGAAGGAGAGTATCGCATCGATGAGCGGCAGATTTTCGGAGACGGCAAAGGAAGGGATGGCGTGATTCATGATGTGGGCATCGTTTTTCAGGTGCCTGAACATCAGTTGTTCGAAACTACCGTCGCCAGAGAGCTGGCTTTTGCGCCGCGAATGCAAGGATGGGGCTCACAGCGGATCGCGGAGGCCATCGACCGCGTTTTGCCGCAAGTCGGACTGTCTAAAGAACTGTTGGATCTTGCGCCATTCCAGCTAAGCGGCGGCCAGAGAAGGCGTGTGGCACTGGCTTCCGTGCTGCTGATGGACCCGGCACTGCTTATTCTCGACGAACCGACGTCGGGACTGGATCCGGCAGCGCGTATGGAAGTGCTGCATATGCTGCGTGAATGGCAGCGGGCGGGGCAGCGCACGGTCGTATTTATTTCGCATCGGATGGAAGACGTTGCGGAGTATTCGGATGAGGTCATGGTATTTCATGACGGCCAAATGTTGGAGCATTGCGACGTACATACGTTGTTTTTGCAAAAAGGCGCTGTGATGGATCAGGCTGGCCTGCCGCTGCCGGAAGCCGTGCAGCTGCTGCATCTCGTCGAGGAGTTGTCCGGCCGGTCCGTAGATACGGGCAGCTGCAGGGAAACCGACATTCTGGAACAAGTGTCGGCGGTATGGCAAGCGAGGAGCCTGTGA